Proteins encoded by one window of Culicoides brevitarsis isolate CSIRO-B50_1 chromosome 2, AGI_CSIRO_Cbre_v1, whole genome shotgun sequence:
- the LOC134830239 gene encoding WASH complex subunit 5 — protein sequence MSEFTAENNLCGQTLLQIVAAGNSIIAELLRLKDYVPSIFLLQSKEDTAKYGEILLDFSYFNISSAVDKAIETNQKLYELDDDIRIENFEILTRFYLAFESILLYAHELQNYVNDLNEGTFIQQTIESVLADEEGKQLLCESLYLYGAMLLILDLHIPGGVRERLLVAYNRYSAQKSHGGSNIDDVCKLMRSTGFSNDAKKSNNFAYPEEYFQRVKLDSIFVEMVIGRLRSDDIYNQFRVYPMPEHRPTALANQASMLYVCLFFSPRTLHAEPARMREIVDKFFPENWIVSIYMGVTINLLDAWDPFKAAKNALVNITDPQSVKEVTGKQEKLLNRLIKESRAILKEGVLTEQTLMNKLTKVLNLIREMNVAIRWLLLHTNPTVIDLGNKKCKQLRDQIISDLGGNHLGIFELLLNTSELELKVKEMIRELLAQRESRYNESKKEAIERIQDLSVAFSGTQPLMKIEKNDGLTTWFTEIKKTIETLDFENANLSGRKLVQLIRALEDVQAYHNLESNMQVKQYLLETRNFLHQMIHMLNIKDDVLVTLQFISDLSYGWRAIDNFTPTMQESIKKQPSLVIRLRATFLKLGSALDAPLLRINEAKSEDLVSVSQYYSNELINYVRKVIQIIPKTIFEVLAKIVALQTEIIKELPSKVAKDKVKDFAQLDERFLVAKLTYSVSVFTEGILMMKKTLVGVIELDPKELLEDGIRIELVKHISDALHNGLQFNSKAKNFELEPKLADLSKVIDGYKRSFEYIQDYMNIKGLKIWQEEMRRIICFNVERECNAFLNHKVSEWNSKYQSHTIPIPTYPGEADGAATFIGRLAKELLRITDPKCTCYIQHSSAWYEAKTPHKELINLKFMNKVVESIEISGLSGLDKLYAHMICAELMEIQTFFKKNVISNKQNTDILDQFGKELDLPSANLKTYNTASSKLSKNFSKYVQFLCQIGQKQILRRHISYELNISCRFKAKNYESSLRNFNNALLTDVKAHLIDPQTNSLPSQELFQELQENLTAAGIYEPYHKIYAPMTNNQYHGNFLLLMIVGQLPKFVFQASELVSKKVNMELDGHPLVVGILTLLRQFDAKDVVQEFLKGFCSFLTTAVQCQLSAKQQEISLDISNGFRFLQTFLNVAEMSQNVVKEFIPEIILTQFDFLTEKS from the exons TCTCCAATCCAAAGAAGACACCGCCAAATACGGCGAAATCCTCCTGGACTTCAGCTACTTCAACATATCCTCAGCTGTCGACAAAGCCATCGAAACCAACCAAAAATTGTACGAACTCGACGACGACATTCGCATCGAAAACTTTGAAATCCTCACGAGATTTTATTTGGCCTTCGAGAGCATCTTACTCTACGCCCACGAACTCCAAAATTACGTCAACGACTTGAACGAAGGCACTTTTATCCAACAAACGATCGAAAGTGTTCTCGCCGACGAGGAAGGCAAACAACTTTTATGCGAAAGTCTCTACTTGTACGGCGCAATGTTGCTAATTCTCGACTTGCACATTCCCGGAGGGGTTCGCGAACGTCTCTTAGTCGCCTACAATCGTTACAGCGCCCAAAAATCTCATGGCGGCTCGAATATCGACGACGTTTGTAAACTCATGAGGTCCACTGGGTTCTCGAATGACgcgaaaaagtcaaataatttcgCGTATCCCGAAGAATACTTCCAACGGGTGAAATTGGACTCGATTTTCGTGGAAATGGTAATCGGTCGTTTGCGTTCCGACGACATCTACAACCAATTTCGGGTATATCCGATGCCCGAACATCGTCCCACGGCCTTGGCAAATCAAGCCAGCATGTTGTACGTTTGTCTTTTCTTCTCGCCGAGGACTTTACATGCCGAGCCAGCGAGAATGCGAGAGATTGTCGATAAATTTTTCCCCGAAAATTGGATTGTGAGCATTTACATGGGAGTCACGATCAATTTGCTCGATGCTTGGGACCCTTTCAAGGcagcaaaaaatgctttggtGAACATAACGGACCCACAAAGTGTCAAAGAGGTCACCGGAAAGCAGGAAAAATTGCTAAATCGATTAATTAAAGAATCTCGAGCGATTTTAAAGGAAGGGGTGCTGACCGAACAAACGctcatgaataaattaacaaaagttttgaaCCTTATTCGGGAAATGAATGTCGCAATTCGTTGGTTGTTGTTGCATACAAACCCAACAGTCATCGATTTGGGCAATAAAAAGTGCAAACAACTCCGCGACCAAATAATTTCCGATTTGGGCGGCAATCACTTGGGAATTTTCGAACTTTTGCTGAACACGAGCGAGTTGGAGCTCAAAGTGAAGGAAATGATTCGCGAATTACTCGCGCAACGCGAATCTCGTTACAACGAGAGCAAAAAAGAGGCAATTGAACGCATCCAGGATTTATCGGTCGCCTTTTCCGGCACGCAACCCCtgatgaaaatcgaaaaaaatgacgGATTGACGACTTGGTTCACGGAAATCAAGAAAACGATTGAAACGTTAGACTTTGAAAATGCGAATTTATCGGGAAGGAAACTCGTTCAGCTGATCCGAGCACTCGAGGATGTCCAAGCTTACCACAATTTGGAGTCAAATATGCAAGTGAAGCAATATTTGTTGGAAACGAGGAACTTTTTGCACCAAATGATCCACATGTTGAACATCAAAGATGACGTTCTCGTGACTTTGCAATTTATTTCGGACCTCAGTTACGGCTGGCGAGCCATTGACAACTTTACGCCGACGATGCAGGAGAGCATCAAGAAGCAACCGAGTCTGGTAATTCGTTTAAGAgcgacttttttgaaattaggcAGTGCCCTGGACGCTCCATTGTTACGGATTAACGAAGCAAAAAGCGAGGATTTGGTCTCGGTTTCGCAATATTACAGCAACGAGCTGATAAATTACGTGCGAAAAGTAATTCAGATCATTCCGAAGAcaatttttgaggttttaGCGAAAATTGTTGCCTTACAAACGGAAATTATCAAAGAATTGCCGTCGAAAGTGGCAAAAGACAAGGTAAAAGACTTTGCGCAGCTCGATGAACGTTTTTTGGTGGCGAAATTGACATATTCCGTGTCAGTTTTCACCGAAGGTATCCTGATGATGAAGAAAACTCTCGTCGGCGTCATCGAATTGGACCCAAAAGAGCTCTTGGAGGACGGAATTCGCATCGAACTCGTCAAACACATCTCGGATGCGCTTCACAATGGGCTTCAATTCAACTCGaaagcgaaaaatttcgaGCTCGAACCGAAATTGGCGGATTTATCGAAGGTAATTGACGGTTACAAGCGTTCCTTTGAGTATATTCAGGACTATATGAACATCAAAGGACTCAAAATCTGGCAGGAAGAGATGCGACGAATAATTTGCTTCAACGTCGAACGCGAATGCAATGCTTTTCTCAATCACAAGGTCAGCGAATGGAACTCCAAATACCAAAGTCATACAATTCCGATACCCACGTACCCGGGAGAGGCTGATGGAGCGGCGACTTTTATCGGAAGACTCGCAAAAGAGTTGCTACGGATCACAGATCCCAAGTGCACGTGTTACATTCAACATAGTTCGGCATGGTATGAAGCGAAAACACCTCATAAAGAGCTaattaacttgaaatttatgaacaaaGTTGTCGAGTCGATTGAAATTTCGGGACTCAGTGGGTTGGATAAGCTTTATGCACACATGATTTGTGCGGAATTGATggaaattcaaacatttttcaagaagAATGTTATTTCCAACAAACAAAATACCGATATTTTGGATCAATTTGGAAAAGAACTCGATTTGCCATCAGCAAATTTGAAGACTTACAACACCGCAAGTTcgaaattatctaaaaatttttcgaaatacgtgcaatttttgtgtcaaattggTCAAAAACAGATTTTACGAAGACACATTTCCTACGAACTCAATATTTCGTGCAGATTTAAGGCGAAAAATTACGAATCTTCGTTGCGGAATTTCAATAATGCCCTCTTGACGGATGTCAAAGCGCATTTAATTGATCCGCAAACGAATTCGCTGCCGTCGCAGGAATTGTTCCAAGAGTTGCAGGAGAATTTAACAGCTGCCGGGATCTATGAGCCATATCACAAGATTTATGCGCCAATGACGAACAATCAGTACCATGGTAACTTTTTGCTGTTGATGATCGTTGGGCAGCTGCCGAAATTCGTGTTTCAAGCATCCGAGTTGGTGTCGAAAAAGGTGAACATGGAACTAGATGGACATCCGTTAGTGGTGGGGATTTTGACGTTGTTGAGACAATTCGATGCAAAAGATGTCGTTCAAGAGTTTTTGAAAGggttttgttcgtttttgacGACCGCCGTGCAGTGTCAATTGAG TGCCAAACAACAAGAAATCAGCTTGGACATCTCCAACGGCTTCCGTTTCCTCCAAACGTTCCTGAATGTCGCTGAAATGTCCCAAAATGTCGTTAAAGAATTCATTCCAGAAATCATCTTGAcccaatttgattttttaactgaaaaatcttga
- the LOC134830240 gene encoding zinc finger protein 595-like yields MGGNTDKTMENMSEAELLNQLKNSCRLCLSESQSRVHLLTKERHGMTLMEMANSLTGLQINEFEGAKSLNVCLNCAGKVVSLHEFREVCQVSDKKLNDMEVALRLKRMKKGHASNTELNLDDDMQIFYVCKVCKLSFNDSQLEEFKAHKAQHITNGEIPSQSTPIKQEDGHKKSSRKRKSMIEASTSLVSALYDCGSCSMHFPTFMSRQKHLAEFHANDVKTTLEKVSNGVVDKNETFPTSKKRSRRARGNRSPVVAKHSSTPKVGGKAYICESCDQTFPNHKGLYWHRLKTHGLFRKFKSSNKVAATKATPPPPHLSPKEVKTEQYECRYCDKVFDKRYSKYNHERVCAKNVREDESEEVIEQPAPVEPVVELNEDETFADGGVLKCSRCPDEFSSGRARSLHEKNVHNLQINECRVCGKVLSGYASRYQHEKRCAAKDSSAAFDQSHGNDADDEESDVLNGALTSGFQAAFAQSL; encoded by the exons ATGGGCGGAAACACGGACAAAACGATGGAAAACATGAGCGAAGCCGAATTGCTGAATCAGTTGAAGAACAGTTGTCGCCTGTGTCTTTCGGAGTCGCAATCTCGTGTGCATTTGCTTACCAAAGAGCGGCACGGCATGACATTGATGGAAATGGCAAATTCGTTGACGGGGCTGCAGATTAACGAGTTCGAGGGAGCCAAATCGCTGAACGTTTGCTTGAATTGTGCCGGAAAAGTCGTGAGTTTGCATGAGTTTCGCGAAGTTTGTCAGGTTTCTGATAAAAA atTGAACGACATGGAAGTGGCTTTGCGCCTGAAACGCATGAAAAAAGGTCACGCCAGCAACACTGAACTCAATTTGGATGACGACATGCAGATTTTCTACGTTTGCAAGGTGTGCAAATTGTCCTTCAACGACAGCCAACTCGAGGAATTCAAGGCACACAAAGCGCAGCATATCACAAATGGCGAAATTCCGTCGCAATCGACGCCCATTAAGCAAGAGGATGGACACAAGAAGTCATCGCGTAAGAGAAAATCGATGATCGAAGCTTCGACAAGTCTCGTTTCCGCATTGTACGATTGCGGCAGTTGTTCCATGCATTTTCCAACTTTCATGAGTCGTCAAAAGCATTTGGCGGAATTTCATGCGAACGACGTGAAAACTACTTTGGAAAAAGTGTCGAACGGGGTCGTTGACAAAAACGAGACTTTTCCGACGTCGAAGAAACGCTCGCGTCGGGCACGGGGAAATCGATCGCCTGTCGTTGCAAAACACTCGAGCACCCCAAAAGTTGGAGGAAAGGCATATATTTGCGAAAGTTGCGACCAAACGTTCCCCAATCACAAGGGTTTGTACTGGCATCGTCTCAAAACGCACGGACTTTTCCGAAAATTCAAGAGCTCGAACAAAGTAGCTGCCACCAAAGCAACGCCGCCGCCGCCTCATTTGTCGCCCAAAGAGGTCAAAACGGAGCAATACGAGTGTCGGTACTGCGACAAAGTCTTCGATAAGCGCTACTCGAAGTACAATCACGAACGAGTTTGCGCCAAAAATGTCCGCGAAGACGAATCTGAGGAGGTAATTGAGCAACCGGCGCCTGTCGAGCCTGTCGTTGAGCTAAATGAAGACGAAACCTTTGCCGATGGCGGTGTCCTGAAGTGCAGCCGGTGCCCCGACGAGTTCTCCAGTGGTCGTGCACGCTCCTTGCACGAAAAGAACGTCCACAACCTGCAAATTAACGAGTGTCGGGTATGCGGAAAAGTCCTTTCGGGCTATGCATCGCGGTATCAGCACGAAAAACGATGCGCCGCAAAAGATTCTTCCGCTGCGTTCGATCAATCGCACGGAAATGACGCCGACGACGAGGAATCCGATGTTCTCAATGGAGCCCTGACATCCGGATTTCAAGCTGCATTCGCCCAAAGTTTATAA
- the LOC134830749 gene encoding zinc finger CCCH domain-containing protein 8, protein MSFLGLVADYGSSEEDSEQEIGEKIKKEVLSEDPSDTSSENDEENDEKESKQKVTMKLPSAADLLGASSSQKVHGGVLTNKYKLEEDQKIANLERHVKMVNTDLNTKTKNGKKICWSYRKGRCRFGSSCTFAHDSDVQTSSSTASGSLEEPKSTKRKSSETEIEQNRGSGVKKKRPGLSNTLIPGKKVVQMYKNLKNS, encoded by the exons atgagttttttggGATTAGTGGCGGATTATGGGTCTTCTGAGGAGGATTCCGAGCAGgaaattggagaaaaaatcaagaaagagGTCCTGAGTGAGGATCCGAGTGACACAAGCTCCGAAAATGACGaggaaaatgacgaaaaagagTCTAAACAGAAAGTTACCATGAAATTACCGAGCGCAGCGGACCTGTTAGGCGCTTCCAGTAGTCAAAAAGTGCATGGAGGAGTCTTAACGAACAAGTACAAGTTGGAAGAAGatcaaaaaatcgcaaatctTGAACGACATGTCAAAATG GTTAACACAGATTTGAACACAAAAACGAAGAATGGcaagaaaatttgttggaGTTATCGCAAGGGTCGATGTCGATTTGGCAGTTCTTGCACCTTTGCACATGATTCTGACGTACAAACCTCCAGTTCAACAGCTTCTGGTTCGTTGGAGGAaccaaaaagtacaaaacgaAAGTCAAGTGAGACAGAAATCGAACAAAATCGCGGAAGCGGAGTCAAGAAAAAGCGTCCTGGATTGTCGAATACACTAATTCCGGGCAAAAAAGTCGTccaaatgtacaaaaatttgaaaaattcgtaa
- the LOC134830748 gene encoding synaptojanin-1, whose product MALSKGFRAYEKNCPPVYSILLEHRSKPDTLLFESQAIAVLSQTETEAVKKQYVKIQDAYGCMGVLQINAGNSSVQYLVLITGIYSVGKIADVEIFRITQTQFVPLQYQQVNEDRAGEVKKLINSGTFYFSWGTNPTGNSFDITLCAQKCNKFKTGNTDNRFFWNRMLHIPFLRFGVDCSSWLLKVMCGSVEIRTVYAGVRQARAAIISRLSCERTGTRFNVRGVNDEGHVANFVETEQVIYLDNDVTSYLQTRGSVPLFWEQPGVQVGSHKVRFSRGFETAKAAFDKHMTMIKARYGRQAIINLLGTSLIGSKEGEAMLSNEFQRHHKESAHNDVSHIVFDYHQECRGGNTASLAKLKARLDQCCRDFGIFYVNASGVQREQCGTIRTNCLDCLDRTNCVQTFIGLDVLNQQIDCLTGLTDKKQSLSRFDEVFRQMWINNGNEISKIYAGTGAIQGGSKLMDGARSAARTIQNNLLDSSKQEAIDILLVGSTLSSELAERARIMLPSNLLHAPPPMLRELCRRSSQYTNPASLKVAIGTYNVNGGKHFRSVVYKDVSLSDWLLDAMELAQEKSLVGNLRQHDAPIDIFAIGFQEIVDLNASNIVAASTDNAKAWAEELQKVLSSREQQYVILTSQQLVGVCLYVFVRPEAAAFIKDVAVDSVKTGLGGATGNKGAVAIRFVYKATSMCFVCAHFAAGQSQVTERNADFAEITRKLAFPMGRTLKSHDYVFWCGDFNYRIDMDKEELKEAIKNGELETVLANDQLKKEQAAGNVFADYLEGDITFNPTYKYDLFSDDYDTSEKMRAPAFTDRVLWKRRRPVMESEHPNNWNPGKLIHYGRAELKQSDHRPVIAILECEIAEMDNEKRNLVIEQVVKDMGPPDSTIVINALNANEAEGLTIFEESIMNAIIQELSQIGEVTLVRFVDETMWVTFRDGQSALSAVAKNQVEICGLQLNLELKTQDWPSAVRKEIELCTSNTVPFFDTSKGDYNCLGIPTTPSRKPPGRPNLPPSRPPLPKSPAPSPKHLPKAGVIHIPHPLPKPDEPESGASTDPANAIYEEIQEEPVVREREPMPVPTRAVPPIPKRVNEPETPTSMPPPTTKAPVIPPRKEPPVIPARAPPPIPARTNPN is encoded by the exons ATGGCATTGTCAAAGGGTTTTCGTGCATACGAAAAGAATTGCCCTCCCGTTTACAGTATCCTCTTGGAACATCGAAGCAAACCTGACACCTTGCTGTTCGAGTCGCAAGCGATTGCAGTATTga GTCAAACGGAAACTGAAGCCGTCAAGAAGCAATATGTGAAGATACAGGATGCTTACGGGTGTATGGGAGTCCTGCAGATCAATGCGGGCAACTCATCAGTGCAATATTTGGTCTTAATCACGGGAATTTATTCCGTGGGCAAAATCGCGGATGTCGAAATATTTCGCATAACTCAGACGCAATTCGTTCCGTTGCAGTATCAGCAAGTCAACGAAGATCGTGCGGGCgaggtgaaaaaattaatcaactcTGGCACGTTTTACTTCTCGTGGGGCACCAATCCAACGGGGAATTCGTTCGATATAACGTTATGTGCTCAGAAATGTAACAAATTCAAGACAGGCAACACtgataatagatttttttg gAATCGCATGTTACACATCCCCTTCCTCCGTTTCGGCGTAGATTGCAGCTCGTGGTTGCTCAAAGTGATGTGTGGCTCTGTCGAAATTCGTACTGTCTACGCTGGCGTTAGACAAGCCCGTGCTGCGATCATTTCCCGCTTGAGTTGCGAACGCACGGGAACCCGTTTTAACGTGCGAGGCGTCAACGACGAAGGTCACGTCGCCAATTTCGTTGAGACGGAGCAAGTTATTTACTTGGATAATGATGTCACTTCATACCTGCAAACGCGTGGTTCGGTCCCTCTGTTTTGGGAACAGCCTGGAGTTCAAGTTGGCTCTCATAAAGTTCGATTTTCGCGTGGATTTGAGACAGCAAAGGCTGCTTTTGACAAGCACATGACAATGATAAAGGCTCGTTATGGGCGTCAAGCGATTATAAATCTCCTCGGGACGAGTCTCATTGGCAGCAAGGAAGGTGAGGCGATGTTAAGTAACGAATTTCAGCGTCATCACAAGGAATCCGCGCATAACGACGTCTCGCACATCGTCTTTGATTACCATCAGGAGTGTCGTGGCGGAAATACGGCATCTTTGGCGAAATTAAAAGCCCGTTTGGATCAATGTTGTCGcgattttggcattttttacGTGAACGCGTCGGGTGTACAACGCGAACAATGCGGCACAATTCGTACAAATTGCTTAGATTGCTTGGATCGAACAAACTGCGTGCAAACTTTCATCGGCTTGGATGTTCTAAACCAACAAATTGACTGTCTCACGGGCCTGACAGACAAAAAACAAAGTTTATCGCGCTTTGACGAGGTTTTCCGACAAATGTGGATCAACAATGGCAATgaaattagcaaaatttaCGCAGGAACGGGTGCAATTCAAGGCGGTTCGAAGTTAATGGATGGCGCTCGATCCGCAGCAAGgacaattcaaaataatttacttgacAGCTCGAAGCAGGAGGCGATCGATATCTTACTTGTGGGTTCGACGCTCAGTTCAGAGCTCGCCGAACGTGCGAGAATCATGTTACCTTCCAATTTATTGCATG ctcCGCCGCCAATGTTACGGGAATTATGTCGTCGCAGCTCGCAATACACAAATCCAGCATCTCTCAAAGTGGCGATAGGTACTTATAATGTGAACGGCGGGAAGCATTTTCGCAGTGTCGTGTACAAAGATGTCTCGTTATCGGACTGGCTTTTGGATGCGATGGAACTTGCTCAAgaaaaaa GTCTCGTCGGAAACTTGCGCCAACATGACGCTCCAATCGATATTTTTGCCATCGGTTTCCAGGAAATTGTCGATTTGAATGCATCGAACATCGTTGCTGCCAGTACGGACAACGCCAAAGCGTGGGCGGAAGAGTTACAGAAAGTTTTGTCGTCACGCGAGCAACAATACGTCATTTTGACGAGTCAACAGCTCGTCGGTGTTTGTTTGTATGTCTTTGTGAGACCAGAAGCGGCGGCATTTATCAAAGATGTTGCCGTTGACTCCGTAAAAACGGGTTTGGGAGGCGCCACGGGCAATAAAGGAGCTGTCGCGATACGATTTGTGTACAAAGCGACCTCGATGTGCTTCGTGTGTGCCCATTTTGCGGCGGGACAGTCCCAAGTTACCGAGAGAAATGCTGATTTTGCGGAAATTACGAGGAAATTGGCGTTCCCgatg GGACGAACATTAAAATCTCACGACTACGTTTTTTGGTGCGGTGACTTCAATTATCGCATCGACATGGACAAAGAAGAGCTAAAAGAGGCAATCAAAAATGGCGAACTCGAAACTGTGCTTGCGAATGatcaattaaaa aAAGAACAAGCAGCTGGAAACGTTTTTGCTGACTACTTGGAGGGCGACATAACCTTCAACCCTACTTACAAATACGACTTATTCAGTGACGACTACGATACAAGCGAAAAAATGCGTGCTCCAGCTTTCACAGATCGCGTTTTGTGGAAACGACGAAGACCCGTGATGGAATCTGAGCATCCCAACAACTGGAATCCGGGAAAATTGATTCATTATGGAAGAGCAGAGCTGAAACAAAGTGACCATCGACCGGTAATTGCAATTTTGGAGTGCGAAATTGCCGAAATGGACAATGAGAAGAGAAATCTCGTGATTGAACAAGTTGTCAAGGATATGGGACCACCTGATAGTACAATTGTGATCAAT gcACTGAACGCTAACGAAGCAGAAGGTCTCACAATATTCGAGGAATCCATCATGAACGCAATTATTCAAGAGCTGAGCCAAATTGGGGAAGTTACCTTGGTACGATTTGTGGATGAAACGATGTGGGTCACATTCCGAGATGGGCAATCCGCTTTAAGTGCAGTTGCTAAAAATCAAGTTGAg atttgcGGCTTGCAATTGAATTTAGAACTGAAAACGCAAGATTGGCCCTCAGCTGTTCGGAAAGAAATCGAGCTCTGTACTTCAAATACTGTTCCGTTCTTTGACACGTCGAAGGGTGATTATAATT gtTTGGGAATTCCCACAACTCCATCTCGAAAGCCGCCAGGTCGACCCAATTTACCGCCAAGTCGTCCTCCGTTGCCGAAATCGCCGGCGCCGTCCCCGAAACACTTGCCGAAAGCGGGCGTAATTCACATTCCACATCCCTTACCAAAGCCCGATGAGCCAGAGAGCGGGGCGTCGACTGATCCAGCGAATGCCATTTACGAAGAGATTCAAGAAGAGCCTGTTGTGCGCGAAAGGGAACCGATGccc GTACCAACACGCGCCGTTCCCCCAATTCCGAAACGCGTCAACGAACCGGAAACACCAACGAGCATGCCGCCACCCACAACCAAGGCTCCCGTCATTCCTCCGCGGAAAGAACCTCCGGTGATTCCCGCTCGTGCACCTCCTCCCATTCCAGCACGAACAAATCCCAACTAA
- the LOC134829623 gene encoding serine/threonine-protein kinase 4, whose translation MSNKSALNKLSEESLTRQPEEVFDIMCKLGEGSYGSVYKAVHKESGAVLAIKQVPVDTDLQEIIKEISIMQQCDSPYVVKYYGSYFKNTDLWIVMEYCGAGSVSDIMRLRKKTLTEDEIATILSDTLKGLDYLHIRRKIHRDIKAGNILLNSEGHAKLADFGVAGQLTDTMSRRNTVIGTPFWMAPEVIEEIGYDCVADIWSLGITALEMAEGKPPYGDIHPMRAIFMIPTKPPPSFREPDRWSPEFIDFVSLCLVKNPEERATANSLLQHPFITCAKPNNILLSLIAEAKEIRENQNYTKSEFRKSHNMFNNDLALLGQDLANSGTLKNNVEDDGSKTLVPDRNNGENDTMIMHGSDFGTENLDAASMIEIESNLGTMVINSDESTMKRHDTNPGIPKYRPLFLEHFDKKETETQNQFIKNQDLNKNLNDCEKLLEVPAKVQQPAVQQENVPEDVDDVTLVGAVHQANNHHPQTEEQVPLNFVPPNNGPAPPPQAVRQSDNNIQCVNLFQGPECEFLKFLSYEELEQRLSNLDKEMEKELNETRKRYIIKKKPIIDAIETKQHRRQTKMEEF comes from the exons ATGTCGAACAAAAG TGCACTTAACAAGCTTTCGGAGGAGAGTCTTACGAGACAGCCGGAAGAAGTGTTTGATATTATGTGTAAACTTGGCGAGGGCAGTTACGGGTCCGTGTATAAGGCGGTGCACAAGGAAAGCGGTGCTGTGTTGGCGATTAAGCAGGTGCCCGTCGACACGGACTTGCAGGAAATCATCAAGGAGATCTCAATAATGCAACAATGCGACTCGCCATATGTCGTCAAGTACTACGGCAGTTATTTTAAGAATACCGACTTATGG ATTGTGATGGAATACTGTGGCGCCGGCAGTGTTTCCGACATCATGCGACTCAGGAAGAAAACGTTAACGGAAGACGAAATCGCGACAATTCTAAGTGATACATTAAAGGGTTTAGATTATTTACATATAAGGAGAAAAATTCACAGAGACATAAAGGCtggaaatattttacttaattcgGAGGGACATGCCAAACTGGCGGATTTCGGTGTCGCTGGGCAACTCACTGACACAATGTCACGTCGAAATACGGTAATTGGGACTCCTTTCTGGATGGCACCCGAAGTTATCGAGGAAATTGGATACGACTGCGTTGCCGATATTTGGTCTCTGGGCATCACGGCACTCGAAATGGCCGAGGGAAAGCCTCCGTATGGCGACATTCATCCGATGCGGGCGATTTTTATGATACCAACGAAGCCACCTCCGTCGTTTCGGGAGCCGGATCGATGGAGCCCCGAGTTTATTGACTTTGTGAGCTTGTGTTTGGTGAAAAATCCCGAGGAAAGAGCTACTGCTAACAGTTTGCTGCAACATCCGTTCATAA caTGCGCCAAACCGAACAACATTCTGCTATCACTCATCGCAGAAGCAAAGGAAATCAGGGAGAATCAAAATTACACGAAAAGCGAATTCAGGAAATCTCACAATATGTTCAATAATGACCTCGCTCTT ctTGGACAAGATTTAGCGAATTCCGGCACGCTTAAGAACAACGTAGAAGACGATGGCAGCAAAACTTTGGTGCCTGATCGAAATAACGGTGAAAATGACACGATGATAATGCATGGATCGGACTTTGGAACAGAAAATCTCGACGCCGCATCGATGATTGAAATCGAATCCAATCTCGGAACGATGGTCATTAACAGCGACGAGTCTACCATGAAAC gtcACGATACGAATCCAGGCATCCCGAAATATCGTCCGTTGTTTCTCGAGCACTTTGATAAAAAGGAGACAGAAACGCAAAATCAGTTCATCAAGAACCAAgatctaaataaaaacttgaatgattgtgaaaaattgcttgaagTACCTGCGAAAGTCCAACAACCAGCTGTTCAACAGGAAAATGTGCCAGAAGACGTCGATGACGTTACATTGGTAGGCGCCGTGCATCAAGCGAATAACCATCATCCGCAGACGGAAGAACAAGTGCCACTCAATTTTGTGCCCCCGAATAATGGACCGGCGCCGCCGCCGCAAGCTGTGCGACAATCAGATAACAATATTCAGTGTGTCAATTTGTTTCAAGGACCGGAGTGTgaattt ttaAAATTCCTCAGCTACGAAGAACTCGAGCAGCGCCTCTCAAACTTGGACAAAGAGATGGAAAAAGAGCTCAATGAGACCCGCAAACGATACATCATCAAAAAGAAGCCCATCATTGATGCCATTGAAACGAAGCAACATcgaagacaaacaaaaatggaagaattctaa